A window from Actinomycetospora corticicola encodes these proteins:
- a CDS encoding pyridoxal phosphate-dependent aminotransferase: MTAVTSSSSGGSSPAATDRRISERIGGIAESATLAVDAKAKALKAAGRPVIGFGAGEPDFPTPQPVVDAAIAACSDPKNHRYSPAGGLPELREAVAAKTLRDSGWEVSAAQVLITNGGKQAVFEAFATVVDEGDEILLPAPFWTTYPEAARMAGGVPVQVDTDATTGFLPTVEALEAARTPRTKVLLWCSPSNPTGAVAPRELVEAVGRWAEEHGIWVIADEIYEHLVYDGAEHVSMPVAVPGIADRCIVVNGVAKTYAMTGWRVGWLIGPTDVVKAAANMQSHVTSNVCNVAQRAALAAVSGPLDAVEEMRAAFDRRRRTIVEMLSAIDGVECPTPKGAFYAYADVQGLLGRELRGERPKTSVDLAAAILEHAEVAVVPGEAFGTPGYFRLSYALGDDDLRAGVSRMADLLAEMS; this comes from the coding sequence ATGACCGCAGTCACGTCCTCGTCCTCGGGGGGCTCCTCCCCCGCCGCCACCGATCGGCGCATCTCCGAGCGCATCGGAGGGATCGCGGAGTCCGCGACGCTGGCCGTGGACGCCAAGGCGAAGGCGCTCAAGGCGGCGGGCCGCCCCGTGATCGGGTTCGGCGCCGGCGAGCCCGACTTCCCCACCCCGCAGCCGGTCGTCGACGCCGCGATCGCCGCGTGCAGCGACCCGAAGAACCACCGCTACTCCCCGGCCGGCGGGCTGCCCGAGCTGCGCGAGGCGGTCGCCGCCAAGACGCTGCGCGACTCCGGCTGGGAGGTGTCCGCCGCGCAGGTGCTCATCACCAACGGTGGCAAGCAGGCGGTGTTCGAGGCCTTCGCGACCGTCGTCGACGAGGGCGACGAGATCCTGCTGCCCGCGCCCTTCTGGACGACCTACCCGGAGGCCGCCCGGATGGCCGGCGGCGTCCCGGTGCAGGTGGACACCGACGCCACGACCGGCTTCCTGCCCACGGTCGAGGCCCTCGAGGCGGCGCGCACGCCGCGGACGAAGGTCCTCCTCTGGTGCTCGCCGTCCAACCCGACCGGCGCCGTCGCCCCGCGCGAGCTCGTCGAGGCCGTCGGACGCTGGGCCGAGGAGCACGGCATCTGGGTGATCGCCGACGAGATCTACGAGCACCTCGTCTACGACGGCGCCGAGCACGTGTCCATGCCGGTGGCGGTCCCCGGGATCGCCGACCGCTGCATCGTCGTGAACGGCGTCGCCAAGACCTACGCGATGACCGGCTGGCGCGTCGGCTGGCTGATCGGCCCGACGGACGTCGTCAAGGCGGCGGCGAACATGCAGTCGCACGTCACCTCGAACGTCTGCAACGTCGCGCAGCGGGCCGCCCTCGCCGCGGTGTCCGGGCCGCTCGACGCGGTCGAGGAGATGCGGGCCGCCTTCGACCGTCGCCGGCGGACCATCGTCGAGATGCTCTCCGCCATCGACGGCGTCGAGTGCCCGACGCCGAAGGGCGCCTTCTACGCCTACGCCGACGTCCAGGGACTCCTGGGCAGGGAGCTGCGCGGGGAGCGCCCGAAGACGTCGGTCGACCTCGCCGCCGCGATCCTCGAGCACGCCGAGGTGGCCGTCGTCCCCGGTGAGGCGTTCGGGACGCCGGGCTACTTCCGGCTCTCCTACGCCCTCGGCGACGACGACCTGCGGGCCGGCGTCAGCCGGATGGCCGATCTCCTCGCCGAGATGTCCTGA
- a CDS encoding MaoC/PaaZ C-terminal domain-containing protein — MSVPAVSVGDELENRPVTLTRADLVRYAGASGDLNPIHWNERTATAVGLPGVIAHGMLTMALAAQFVADWAGDPAAVRSFSTRFTRPVVVPDDDAGATVILGATVKAVDDDGSVTLGVTAVGPDGKAVLGKAVAVVRGR; from the coding sequence ATGAGCGTGCCTGCGGTCTCCGTCGGCGACGAGCTCGAGAATCGCCCGGTCACGCTCACCCGCGCCGACCTCGTCCGGTACGCGGGCGCGTCCGGCGACCTCAACCCGATCCACTGGAACGAGCGTACCGCCACGGCGGTGGGCCTCCCCGGCGTCATCGCCCACGGGATGCTGACGATGGCGCTCGCCGCACAGTTCGTCGCGGACTGGGCCGGGGACCCCGCGGCCGTCCGGTCGTTCAGCACGCGCTTCACCCGCCCGGTCGTCGTCCCGGACGACGACGCGGGCGCGACGGTCATCCTCGGCGCCACGGTGAAGGCGGTCGACGACGACGGGTCGGTGACCCTCGGGGTCACCGCCGTCGGTCCGGACGGCAAGGCCGTCCTGGGCAAGGCCGTCGCGGTCGTCCGCGGCCGCTGA
- a CDS encoding FAS1-like dehydratase domain-containing protein, with the protein MPLDASFVGRTWPARTYRVGAEKVREFARAVGATDAVHTDVEAARVAGHADVVAPPTFPVVFTWEATREVVDDPALGLDFTRVVHRDQSFELHRPVVAGDVLTTVVTVAEIKELAGNDVVTFRCDVTDPDGVAVLVSTATLVGRAGADA; encoded by the coding sequence GTGCCGCTGGACGCCTCCTTCGTCGGTCGCACCTGGCCGGCCCGCACCTACCGGGTGGGGGCCGAGAAGGTCCGTGAGTTCGCACGGGCCGTCGGGGCCACCGATGCGGTACACACCGACGTGGAGGCGGCCCGGGTGGCCGGTCACGCGGACGTGGTGGCCCCGCCGACCTTCCCGGTCGTGTTCACCTGGGAGGCCACGCGTGAGGTGGTCGACGACCCGGCCCTCGGCCTGGACTTCACCCGCGTCGTCCACCGCGACCAGTCGTTCGAGCTGCACCGGCCCGTGGTGGCCGGTGACGTGCTCACGACGGTCGTGACCGTCGCGGAGATCAAGGAACTCGCGGGCAACGACGTCGTCACCTTCCGGTGCGACGTGACCGACCCCGACGGTGTCGCGGTGCTGGTCAGCACCGCCACCCTCGTCGGGCGGGCCGGGGCGGACGCATGA
- the rpmG gene encoding 50S ribosomal protein L33, with amino-acid sequence MAATDVRPKITLACEECKNRNYITRKNRRNDPDRLTIKKFCPNCGTHRGHRETR; translated from the coding sequence ATGGCCGCAACCGACGTGCGCCCGAAGATCACGCTCGCGTGCGAGGAGTGCAAGAACCGCAACTACATCACGCGCAAGAACCGGCGGAACGACCCCGACCGGCTCACCATCAAGAAGTTCTGCCCGAACTGCGGCACCCACCGCGGGCACCGCGAGACCCGCTAG
- a CDS encoding EAL domain-containing protein: protein MTGPVLASVAAGAVCLLVVVAAALRASRRRRSSDLRTLGAVGRALAAHASRRGADDGRIAARAVAEALRVRYDARRVVLAVASVVEYAGVPLPGDVRAVDLVAPDEAFSPARGASRWHRRTAPPAVRGWMAARRATEVLVAPVAAPELYDAAGEPMSSHVVRARRGVVEIHDPGRGGSRRPGGRARPRPSVVRGELALLATIARQVGAEVENTRLEARLRRDAHLDPQTRLLNRSGFLQACARELGDGTGAVAVVSFGLLDQVNDTLGHAGGEHFVALAARRLGAVCDSVRAASVAPGARLAARLEGDTFAVVVAGVDPGTAKLSAEEMREHLARPLLLEGIPFEAPVLVGVAAAGVPGLAGERDPHALASRLLARADVALTAARAAGPVRCYEPSMGERADRRLAVIRGFGPAVTDGHLRVHYQPTVSLEGRTVLGVEALARWEHPELGALLPDEFVPVLEATGQIGGLTRFVLDEALAAARRWLDRGRRLSVAVNLSVGSLDDDFPEVVAAALTRHGVPPELLTLEVTESGVSVERDQALPALRRLHALGCRLAVDDFGTGQSSLAHLRRLPVDTVKIDKSFVLGMGTESGDVAVVRAIVEMGHTLGLTVVAEGVESAAVRTALAEMGCDVAQGYLVSRPLPAGCLEQWLDALAEAGGAAQGAEGGPVRWSPPAETAPGTPGAA from the coding sequence GTGACCGGGCCGGTCCTCGCGAGCGTCGCGGCGGGTGCGGTGTGCCTGCTCGTGGTCGTCGCCGCGGCGCTGCGGGCGTCCCGGCGCCGCCGCTCGTCCGACCTGCGGACGCTGGGTGCCGTCGGGCGGGCCCTCGCTGCGCACGCGAGCCGCCGGGGCGCCGACGACGGGCGCATCGCGGCCCGGGCGGTCGCCGAGGCGCTGCGGGTCCGCTACGACGCCCGGCGCGTGGTCCTCGCCGTCGCCTCCGTGGTCGAGTACGCGGGGGTGCCACTGCCCGGGGACGTCCGGGCCGTCGACCTCGTCGCCCCGGACGAGGCGTTCAGCCCCGCCCGGGGGGCCTCCCGCTGGCACCGCCGCACCGCGCCGCCCGCGGTCCGGGGCTGGATGGCGGCCCGACGCGCGACCGAGGTGCTGGTCGCCCCCGTCGCCGCGCCCGAGCTCTACGACGCCGCCGGCGAACCGATGTCCTCCCACGTGGTCCGGGCCCGCCGCGGGGTGGTGGAGATCCACGACCCCGGTCGCGGCGGGTCGCGCCGGCCGGGCGGCCGGGCCCGCCCGCGGCCGTCCGTCGTCCGGGGCGAGCTCGCCCTCCTGGCCACGATCGCCCGACAGGTCGGCGCCGAGGTGGAGAACACCCGGCTCGAGGCGCGGTTGCGGCGCGACGCCCATCTCGACCCGCAGACCCGCCTGCTCAACCGGTCCGGGTTCCTCCAGGCGTGCGCGCGCGAGCTGGGCGACGGCACGGGGGCGGTCGCGGTCGTCTCGTTCGGACTCCTCGACCAGGTCAACGACACCCTCGGGCACGCCGGGGGCGAGCACTTCGTCGCCCTCGCGGCCCGCCGTCTCGGCGCGGTCTGCGACAGCGTGCGGGCCGCGAGCGTCGCCCCCGGCGCCCGCCTCGCGGCGCGGCTCGAGGGCGACACCTTCGCCGTCGTCGTCGCCGGGGTCGACCCGGGCACCGCGAAGCTCAGCGCGGAGGAGATGCGCGAGCACCTCGCGCGGCCGCTGCTCCTCGAGGGCATCCCGTTCGAGGCGCCGGTCCTCGTGGGCGTGGCGGCGGCGGGGGTCCCCGGGCTCGCCGGTGAGCGCGACCCGCACGCGCTCGCGTCGCGCCTGCTCGCCCGCGCCGACGTCGCGCTCACCGCGGCCCGCGCCGCCGGTCCGGTGCGCTGCTACGAGCCGAGCATGGGCGAACGCGCGGACCGGAGGCTCGCCGTGATCCGCGGCTTCGGGCCCGCGGTCACCGACGGTCACCTGCGCGTGCACTACCAGCCGACCGTCTCCCTCGAGGGCCGCACGGTGCTGGGGGTGGAGGCGCTCGCGCGCTGGGAGCACCCGGAGCTGGGGGCGCTCCTGCCCGACGAGTTCGTCCCGGTCCTGGAGGCCACCGGGCAGATCGGCGGGCTCACCCGCTTCGTCCTCGACGAGGCCCTGGCCGCGGCCCGCCGCTGGCTCGACCGGGGCCGCCGGCTCTCGGTGGCGGTGAACCTGTCGGTGGGATCGCTGGACGACGACTTCCCCGAGGTGGTGGCCGCGGCGCTCACCCGCCACGGCGTGCCGCCCGAACTGCTGACGCTGGAGGTGACCGAGAGCGGGGTCTCGGTGGAGCGGGACCAGGCCCTGCCCGCCCTGCGCCGCCTCCACGCGCTCGGGTGCCGGCTCGCCGTGGACGACTTCGGCACGGGGCAGTCCTCCCTGGCACACCTGCGCCGGCTGCCGGTGGACACGGTGAAGATCGACAAGAGTTTCGTGCTCGGCATGGGCACGGAGTCGGGGGACGTCGCCGTCGTGCGGGCGATCGTCGAGATGGGCCACACGCTGGGCCTCACGGTGGTCGCCGAGGGCGTCGAGAGCGCCGCCGTGCGCACCGCGCTCGCGGAGATGGGATGCGACGTGGCCCAGGGGTACCTGGTCTCCCGGCCCCTGCCCGCCGGGTGTCTCGAGCAGTGGCTGGACGCGCTCGCCGAGGCAGGGGGTGCCGCACAGGGCGCGGAGGGCGGCCCTGTACGCTGGTCACCGCCCGCAGAGACGGCGCCCGGCACTCCCGGGGCGGCCTGA
- a CDS encoding competence/damage-inducible protein A has product MAAGARVTAGIVATGSELLAGRVRDANGPWIAERLGRLGIDVTEIVLVGDRPEEMAAALRSLAGLDLVVTSGGLGPTADDLTAAVVADLTGRPLELDEHMEKVVGDIIARFADRLNWDADALAEANRKQAMVPRGATAIPPVGTAPGLAVPPGDDYRPTVLVLPGPPREVQGMWDDAVASAPVQALLERTEPFAETHLRLFGVPESEIAATLRAVGEHTDLAPLEIVTCLRDFALEVDLRRAPGDEAAAVAHDAVVAEIDARHGAAVFSRTGETIDEILFDLLSGHTIATAESCTGGLLAGRLTEPAGASAHVQGGIVSYSNEAKANLLGVPQQVLDTHGAVSTQAVQAMARGAIERFGVDVAVAISGIAGPGGGTEEKPVGYVCFCVRTADGTEIVRDPVLPGARGDVRERSVVLAMHLVRRILTPRDQAVS; this is encoded by the coding sequence ATGGCCGCGGGAGCACGGGTCACGGCGGGCATCGTCGCCACCGGCAGCGAGTTGCTCGCGGGCCGGGTGCGGGACGCCAACGGGCCCTGGATCGCCGAGCGTCTCGGTCGGCTGGGGATCGACGTCACCGAGATCGTCCTGGTGGGCGACCGTCCCGAGGAGATGGCGGCCGCGCTGCGGTCCCTCGCGGGCCTCGACCTCGTCGTCACCAGCGGCGGTCTCGGTCCCACCGCGGACGACCTGACCGCCGCCGTCGTCGCGGACCTGACCGGCCGACCGCTCGAGCTCGACGAGCACATGGAGAAGGTGGTCGGCGACATCATCGCCCGCTTCGCGGACCGCCTGAACTGGGACGCGGACGCCCTGGCCGAGGCGAACCGGAAGCAGGCCATGGTCCCGCGGGGGGCCACGGCCATCCCGCCGGTCGGGACCGCGCCCGGGCTCGCCGTACCGCCCGGGGACGACTACCGCCCCACCGTGCTGGTGCTCCCCGGCCCGCCGCGCGAGGTGCAGGGGATGTGGGACGACGCGGTCGCCTCCGCGCCGGTCCAGGCCCTGCTCGAGCGCACGGAGCCGTTCGCCGAGACCCACCTGCGGCTGTTCGGGGTGCCGGAGTCCGAGATCGCCGCGACGCTGCGCGCGGTCGGGGAGCACACCGACCTCGCGCCGTTGGAGATCGTCACCTGCCTGCGCGACTTCGCCCTCGAGGTCGACCTGCGCCGCGCCCCGGGCGACGAGGCCGCCGCGGTCGCGCACGACGCCGTCGTCGCCGAGATCGACGCCCGCCACGGTGCGGCGGTGTTCTCCCGGACCGGCGAGACCATCGACGAGATCCTGTTCGACCTGCTCTCGGGCCACACCATCGCCACCGCCGAGTCCTGCACCGGCGGCCTGCTCGCCGGTCGGCTCACCGAGCCCGCCGGCGCGTCCGCCCACGTGCAGGGCGGCATCGTCTCGTACTCGAACGAGGCGAAGGCGAACCTCCTCGGCGTCCCGCAGCAGGTCCTCGACACCCACGGGGCGGTGTCCACCCAGGCCGTGCAGGCGATGGCCCGGGGGGCGATCGAGCGGTTCGGGGTGGACGTCGCGGTGGCGATCAGCGGGATCGCGGGGCCGGGGGGCGGCACCGAGGAGAAGCCGGTCGGCTACGTCTGCTTCTGCGTGCGCACCGCGGACGGCACCGAGATCGTCCGCGACCCGGTGCTGCCCGGGGCGCGCGGCGACGTGCGGGAGCGCTCCGTCGTGCTCGCGATGCACCTCGTCCGGCGCATCCTCACCCCGCGGGATCAGGCGGTCAGCTGA
- a CDS encoding alpha/beta fold hydrolase, which yields MTRLTAFTHGSLRFEVVDAGPADADETVLLLHGFPQTSASWGPVAAHLHAAGLRTLAPDQRGYSPGARPAGRRAYRIEHLVDDAAALVESSGAGSVHVVGHDWGAVVAWALAAHRPELVRTVTGVSVPHPAAFLRAMYAGPQLPHSWYMGAFQLPRLPELLVGDERRFAAILRRTGAGREQAARDAAAVSPYPTGPLNWYRALPFAAPGYTRRPVQRPALQVWSDGDGFITRAAVENNDRFVLAPHRLAVLSGVSHWIPDEAPDELADLVLEHVRG from the coding sequence ATGACCCGGCTGACCGCGTTCACGCACGGCTCCCTGCGCTTCGAGGTCGTCGACGCCGGGCCCGCGGACGCCGATGAGACGGTGCTGCTGCTCCACGGCTTCCCGCAGACCTCGGCGTCCTGGGGCCCGGTCGCCGCGCACCTGCACGCTGCCGGCCTGCGCACGCTCGCCCCGGACCAGCGGGGCTACTCCCCCGGCGCCCGGCCCGCGGGGCGGCGGGCGTACCGCATCGAGCACCTCGTGGACGACGCCGCGGCGCTGGTGGAGTCGTCCGGCGCCGGATCGGTGCACGTGGTCGGGCACGACTGGGGTGCGGTCGTGGCCTGGGCCCTGGCGGCGCACCGGCCGGAGCTGGTCCGCACCGTCACCGGGGTGTCCGTGCCGCACCCCGCCGCGTTCCTCCGGGCAATGTACGCCGGCCCGCAGCTGCCCCACTCCTGGTACATGGGCGCCTTCCAGCTGCCCCGCCTGCCCGAGCTGCTGGTCGGCGACGAGCGACGCTTCGCCGCGATCCTGCGCCGGACCGGGGCGGGCCGCGAGCAGGCCGCCCGCGACGCGGCGGCCGTCTCGCCGTACCCGACCGGACCGCTCAACTGGTACCGCGCGCTGCCGTTCGCGGCCCCCGGCTACACCCGCCGGCCGGTGCAGCGCCCCGCCCTGCAGGTGTGGAGCGACGGCGACGGCTTCATCACCCGCGCCGCCGTCGAGAACAACGACCGGTTCGTCCTCGCCCCGCACCGGCTCGCCGTGCTGTCCGGCGTGTCGCACTGGATTCCCGACGAGGCCCCCGACGAGCTCGCGGACCTCGTCCTGGAGCACGTCCGGGGCTAG
- a CDS encoding alpha/beta fold hydrolase, with translation MSTDAHRGGAGSPLVLLHGASVSWRSWQPVLTPLEREHRVFAPTMPGHRGGPVWDTALGPFTIDRLVDGVCAQLDAEGIDTAHVVGNSLGGWVALELVRRGRARSAVALSPAGAWRSGWDLRRLLWTFRVLRVVARPSFASALAGSPRLRRALLRKTMEHGERVGPELVPDMIADVRQCDVLLPLLDAAVDHGSTRVLRDLPCPVRIAWAEHDRMIPWRSYGAPMRRVVPDAEFVRLPGVGHVPMWDDPALVVDAVLGVTRAVDGREREAI, from the coding sequence GTGAGCACCGACGCCCACCGGGGCGGTGCCGGCTCGCCGCTGGTGCTGCTGCACGGCGCCTCGGTGTCGTGGCGGTCGTGGCAACCGGTGCTCACGCCGCTCGAGCGGGAGCACCGGGTGTTCGCGCCGACGATGCCGGGGCACCGGGGCGGTCCGGTGTGGGACACCGCGCTGGGCCCCTTCACGATCGACCGCCTCGTCGACGGCGTCTGCGCCCAGCTCGACGCGGAGGGGATCGACACCGCGCACGTCGTCGGGAACTCCCTCGGCGGCTGGGTGGCCCTCGAGCTCGTCCGGCGCGGCCGGGCGCGCTCGGCGGTGGCGCTCTCGCCGGCCGGCGCCTGGCGCTCGGGCTGGGACCTGCGTCGCCTGCTGTGGACCTTCCGGGTGCTCCGGGTCGTGGCCCGCCCGTCGTTCGCGTCGGCGCTCGCCGGGAGCCCGCGCCTGCGGCGTGCCCTGCTGCGCAAGACGATGGAGCACGGGGAACGGGTCGGCCCGGAGCTGGTGCCGGACATGATCGCCGACGTCCGGCAGTGCGACGTCCTGCTGCCGCTGCTCGACGCCGCCGTGGACCACGGGTCCACCCGGGTGCTGCGGGACCTGCCCTGTCCGGTGCGGATCGCCTGGGCCGAGCACGACCGGATGATCCCGTGGCGGTCCTACGGCGCCCCGATGCGCCGTGTCGTCCCGGACGCCGAGTTCGTGCGCCTGCCCGGCGTCGGCCACGTGCCGATGTGGGACGACCCCGCCCTCGTCGTCGACGCGGTCCTGGGGGTCACCCGGGCCGTCGACGGCCGCGAGCGGGAGGCGATCTAG
- a CDS encoding AMP-binding protein has protein sequence MYPGTYAASAPERPAVVVAETGETLTYAELDRESTRLARALHDQGLRRGDVVAMLADNTPWAFVVYWAAQRSGLYITAINHHLSPDEAAYIVDDCGARVLVVAGQRRALRELAVALVDRTPGVAHRISFDGALDGYDDGAALLAATSAEPLSDQPRGADMLYSSGTTGRPKGIKPPLPDRQVDEPGDLMLAVFGRLYGFDEDTVYLSPAPVYHAAPLRYCGMIQSTGGTVVLMQRFDPEGALAAIAGHRVTHGQFVPTMFVRLLKLPQETKDAYDVSSLRVVVHAAAPCPVDVKRAMIDWWGPVLQEYYASTEANGVTLIDSPTWLEHPGSVGRAALGVVHICDDDGHEVPTGDVGTVYFEREELPFAYHNDEAKTRAAQHPDHPTWTTTGDLGRVDEEGFLYLTDRKSFMIISGGVNIYPQEIEDALALHPAVLDVAVVGVPDEDMGESVLAVVSPEGEPSDDLAEELLAHLRARIAGYKVPKRLVFDDDLPRTPTGKLVKGQLRERYAAAGAA, from the coding sequence GTGTACCCCGGGACCTATGCCGCCTCCGCCCCGGAGCGGCCCGCCGTCGTCGTCGCCGAGACCGGCGAGACGCTGACCTACGCCGAGCTCGACCGCGAGTCGACCCGGCTGGCCCGCGCCCTGCACGACCAGGGCCTGCGCCGCGGCGACGTCGTCGCCATGCTCGCCGACAACACGCCGTGGGCCTTCGTCGTCTACTGGGCCGCGCAGCGCTCGGGGCTCTACATCACGGCGATCAACCACCACCTCTCGCCCGACGAGGCCGCCTACATCGTCGACGACTGCGGCGCCCGCGTGCTCGTGGTCGCCGGGCAGCGGCGGGCGCTGCGCGAGCTCGCCGTCGCCCTGGTCGACCGGACCCCGGGGGTGGCGCACCGGATCTCCTTCGACGGCGCCCTCGACGGGTACGACGACGGGGCGGCGCTGCTGGCCGCGACCTCCGCGGAACCGCTGTCCGACCAGCCCCGGGGCGCCGACATGCTCTACTCCTCGGGCACCACGGGTCGGCCCAAGGGCATCAAGCCGCCGCTGCCCGACCGCCAGGTCGACGAGCCCGGCGACCTCATGCTCGCCGTGTTCGGCCGGCTCTACGGCTTCGACGAGGACACGGTCTACCTCTCCCCGGCGCCGGTCTACCACGCCGCGCCGCTGCGCTACTGCGGGATGATCCAGTCGACCGGCGGGACCGTGGTGCTGATGCAGCGCTTCGACCCCGAGGGTGCCCTGGCCGCCATCGCCGGCCACCGCGTCACCCACGGGCAGTTCGTGCCGACGATGTTCGTCCGCCTGCTCAAGCTGCCGCAGGAGACGAAGGACGCCTACGACGTGTCGAGCCTGCGCGTCGTCGTGCACGCCGCCGCGCCGTGCCCGGTGGACGTCAAGCGGGCCATGATCGACTGGTGGGGCCCTGTTCTGCAGGAGTACTACGCCTCCACCGAGGCCAACGGGGTCACGCTCATCGACTCGCCGACCTGGCTGGAGCACCCCGGCTCGGTCGGCCGCGCCGCGCTCGGCGTCGTCCACATCTGCGACGACGACGGGCACGAGGTCCCCACCGGCGACGTGGGCACGGTGTACTTCGAGCGCGAGGAACTCCCCTTCGCCTACCACAACGACGAGGCGAAGACGCGGGCCGCGCAGCACCCCGACCACCCCACCTGGACGACGACGGGTGACCTCGGGCGCGTCGACGAGGAGGGCTTCCTCTACCTCACCGACCGCAAGAGCTTCATGATCATCTCCGGGGGCGTGAACATCTACCCCCAGGAGATCGAGGACGCCCTCGCGCTGCACCCGGCCGTGCTCGACGTGGCCGTGGTGGGGGTCCCCGACGAGGACATGGGCGAGTCGGTGCTCGCGGTGGTCAGTCCGGAGGGCGAGCCGTCCGACGACCTGGCCGAAGAGCTCCTCGCGCACCTGCGCGCGCGCATCGCGGGCTACAAGGTGCCGAAGCGGCTCGTGTTCGACGACGACCTGCCCCGGACCCCCACCGGCAAGCTCGTCAAGGGACAGCTGCGCGAGCGCTACGCGGCGGCGGGCGCCGCGTGA
- a CDS encoding aldehyde dehydrogenase family protein, protein MSDTVRRSPAPAAVTGSPVEVAVRTARTAYDSGRTRSLRWRRTQLAALERLLAEAEDELVGALAADLGRPAVDAWLADLSSTAAESRYARRYLGWWARPRVTGVPLGVAPAVGTWRPEPLGVVAIIGPWNYPVYLTLAPLVAALAAGNTAVLKPSEYAPATAAALGRLVPRYLDPQAVTVVPGGPAETQELIGAGVDHVFFTGSPEVGAKVMETAARTLTPVTLELGGKSPTIVDASADVAVAARRVAWTKLMNSGQTCVAPDYVLVHRGVAEEFLAAFTAAAQEMRRGDLAMRVVDERHAARVRGLLTGHGGRVVLGGDTGVTTAGAGDLAGPGVDLTVVLDPDPDSALMREEIFGPVLPVLTVDSMAEAVDFVEARPRPLATYVFSRTRATVEAVRDRIATGGIVTNHTMFHVLVPQLPFGGIGRSGMGAYHGKWGFEALSHRRPTLHKPTWPDPSLVYPPYAESTRKLLRKIF, encoded by the coding sequence ATGTCAGACACGGTCCGGCGGAGCCCGGCGCCCGCGGCCGTCACCGGGTCGCCGGTCGAGGTCGCGGTGCGTACCGCGCGCACGGCCTACGACTCCGGGCGCACCCGCTCGTTGCGGTGGCGCCGGACGCAGCTCGCCGCGCTCGAGCGCCTGCTCGCCGAGGCCGAGGACGAACTCGTCGGCGCGCTCGCGGCCGACCTCGGGCGTCCGGCGGTCGACGCGTGGCTCGCCGACCTGTCCTCGACCGCGGCCGAGTCGCGCTACGCGCGGAGGTACCTCGGCTGGTGGGCCCGCCCCCGGGTGACCGGCGTGCCCCTGGGCGTCGCCCCCGCCGTCGGGACCTGGCGTCCGGAGCCGCTCGGGGTCGTGGCGATCATCGGACCCTGGAACTACCCCGTCTACCTCACGCTCGCGCCGCTCGTGGCCGCCCTCGCGGCGGGGAACACCGCGGTGCTCAAGCCCAGCGAGTACGCGCCGGCCACCGCGGCCGCGCTGGGGCGGCTGGTGCCCCGCTACCTCGACCCGCAGGCCGTCACGGTGGTGCCGGGCGGCCCGGCCGAGACCCAGGAGCTCATCGGCGCCGGGGTGGACCACGTGTTCTTCACCGGCAGCCCCGAGGTCGGCGCGAAGGTCATGGAGACCGCCGCCCGCACGCTGACGCCGGTCACGCTCGAGCTCGGCGGCAAGAGCCCGACGATCGTCGACGCGAGCGCCGACGTCGCGGTCGCCGCCCGTCGCGTGGCCTGGACGAAGCTGATGAACTCCGGACAGACCTGCGTCGCGCCGGACTACGTGCTCGTGCACCGCGGGGTCGCCGAGGAGTTCCTCGCGGCGTTCACTGCCGCCGCCCAGGAGATGCGGAGGGGCGACCTCGCCATGCGGGTGGTGGACGAGCGGCACGCCGCGCGCGTCCGCGGCCTGCTCACCGGCCACGGTGGCCGGGTGGTCCTCGGCGGGGACACCGGGGTCACGACGGCGGGGGCGGGCGACCTGGCGGGCCCGGGGGTCGACCTCACCGTGGTCCTCGACCCCGACCCCGACTCCGCCCTGATGCGCGAGGAGATCTTCGGGCCGGTCCTGCCGGTGCTCACCGTCGACTCCATGGCCGAGGCGGTCGACTTCGTCGAGGCCCGGCCGCGGCCGCTCGCGACCTACGTCTTCTCCCGGACCCGCGCGACCGTCGAGGCCGTCCGGGACCGGATCGCGACCGGCGGGATCGTCACCAACCACACGATGTTCCACGTGCTCGTCCCGCAGCTGCCCTTCGGCGGCATCGGGCGCAGCGGGATGGGCGCCTACCACGGGAAGTGGGGCTTCGAGGCCCTCAGCCACCGGCGCCCGACCCTGCACAAGCCGACCTGGCCCGACCCGTCGCTCGTCTACCCGCCGTACGCGGAGTCGACGAGGAAGCTGCTCCGCAAGATCTTCTAG